In one window of Sciurus carolinensis chromosome X, mSciCar1.2, whole genome shotgun sequence DNA:
- the Pnma6e gene encoding paraneoplastic antigen Ma6E — protein sequence MAMAVLRDWCRWMGVNAHRSLLILGIPEDCKEDEFQEAVQAALWPLGRSFSGMEEPACGEDSFESWLDHANDMLYLWRHISERERRRRLVESLGGPALDLMCGLLEEYPDTPAQDCLAALVQVFGNKDTRMTARLKFLTCSQRPQETLFAYVMRLEGLLQVALEKGAIHPAIADQLRARQVLMRARPNQMLQNNLRRMRLERRPPGFLGLLRLIRETEAWEAARARNEQLEGEEGAEVYQGNLAAAQAAPDNEDNAGATLACENASEAALTNKITMECISIIVEKNKEEPSSENASKAAPATENTGESYSANKDADEVTPSPEHAAEAAFNTDNVTKAAPAIKEAKTSPATQENENASTPASRGQARSTEALSGPTQSQMGSASDAGLLGPGWGPESLSQGENQEAEEPLLEGLKDILEESGDEDGAGELSHPKPFLGE from the exons ATGGCAATGGCAGTGCTGCGGGACTGGTGCAGGTGGATGGGTGTCAATGCCCACCGCTCACTGCTCATCCTGGGCATCCCTGAAGACTGCAAGGAAGATGAATTCCAGGAAGCAGTGCAGGCTGCCCTATGGCCCCTGGGCAG AAGCTTTTCTGGGATGGAAGAGCCAGCCTGTGGGGAAGACTCCTTCGAGAGCTGGCTGGATCATGCCAATGACATGCTGTACCTGTGGCGCCACATAtcggagagggagaggaggaggaggctggtggAGAGCTTGGGTGGGCCTGCCCTGGATCTCATGTGCGGGCTCCTGGAAGAATATCCAGACACTCCTGCGCAGGACTGCCTGGCGGCGCTGGTGCAGGTGTTTGGGAACAAGGACACCCGGATGACCGCACGGCTGAAATTCCTGACTTGCTCTCAGCGGCCTCAGGAGACTCTCTTTGCCTATGTGATGCGCCTGGAAGGCCTGCTGCAAGTGGCCTTGGAGAAGGGGGCCATCCACCCAGCTATTGCAGACCAGCTGCGAGCCCGACAGGTGCTGATGCGGGCCCGACCCAACCAGATGCTCCAGAACAACCTGAGGAGGATGCGTCTGGAGAGGAGGCCACCTGGCTTCCTAGGGCTTCTCCGGCTCATTCGGGAGACGGAGGCATGGGAGGCTGCCCGAGCTAGGAATGAGCAGTTGGAAGGTGAAGAGGGAGCTGAAGTTTACCAAGGCAATCTGGCTGCTGCCCAGGCTGCACCTGACAATGAAGATAATGCTGGGGCCACTCTAGCCTGTGAAAATGCCAGTGAGGCTGCCCTTACTAATAAGATCACCATGGAATGTATCTCCATCATTGTagagaaaaacaaggaagaacCATCCAGTGAAAATGCCAGCAAGGCTGCCCCTGCAACTGAAAACACTGGTGAATCCTACTCAGCCAACAAAGATGCCGACGAGGTCACTCCTAGCCCTGAGCatgctgctgaggctgctttcaATACAGATAATGTCACAAAGGCAGCACCTGCCATTAAAGAGGCCAAGACCTCCCCTGCCACTCAGGAAAATGAGAATGCTTCTACCCCTGCAAGCCGAGGCCAGGCAAGATCAACCGAGGCCCTCAGTGGCCCCACCCAATCCCAGATGGGCAGTGCTTCTGATGCTGGCCTACTAGGGCCTGGTTGGGGGCCAGAGAGCCTCAGCCAGGGAGAAaatcaggaggcagaggagcccCTGCTGGAGGGGCTCAAGGACATTCTAGAGGAGTCAGGAGatgaggatggggctggggagttGAGCCACCCCAAGCCCTTCTTGGGCGAATAG
- the Zfp92 gene encoding zinc finger protein 92 homolog, whose product MSMGLSHEKYSANAGPSPISFRDFSTVTTATPSPRSSPDGKRKCPGMRGERGQTPLWGGRGPGRPPAAPRMLRAPPRAPFPRRRRPSPARSRPRSAAPADPTDGQPRRTLLPRSACKRGRDPAGSPPPPGDAAPEGFSEAAALSSGLPGAGGEADSPRRRRPGSPPDRDAVERVGAPSRQGRGRAGAGGHRVEGAAAAATVGDVLGGGRGRKAVRLALGATRFQGSHRRGISLCWAPGEPQPVFSSFSSLIGFPPLILVLAQKHPVADPPVFLWEHDADSPRFFGYLVMAAILLRTRPKVPVSFEDVSVYFTKTEWKLLDLKQRILYKQVMLENYGHLVSLGFAFSKPLLVSQLEQGEGPWVADSLRSQAEAGSHAGDGIKSKTAIPKQKHSGSGLPGPDFQGGRRGQVAGSPPQPGGTKGVSGQRSPQGTAHNPVLKQQRSKGVEKRYLCQQCGKSFSRSSNLIKHRIIHSGEKPYECPECGKLFRRSFALLEHQRIHSGEKPYACSECGKTFTRSSNLIKHQIIHSGEKPFACGECGKLFRRSFALLEHARIHSGERPYACSECGKAFSRSSNLIEHQRTHSGQKPYTCPECGKAFKGVSQLIHHQRSHSGEKPFACQECGKTFRGRSGLSQHRRVHSGEKPYECSECGKAFGRRANLFKHQAVHGGVRPSERRGRARGLRRGCVLLEPRRGHRGSRPQEGGEGDSVESRRSRSGQKPHACEHCGQSFESKSQLSGHKRAHGGEKSQVGGPRAAAVEGKSPVEESHGGHGASVLDPGKTQGKASP is encoded by the exons ATGTCCATGGGTCTGTCCCATGAGAAGTACTCTGCCAACGCTGGCCCCTCCCCTATCTCCTTCAGGGACTTCAGTACTGTGACTACGGCGACCCCAAGCCCTCGGAGCAGCCCAGACGGGAAACGGAAGTGCCCAGGGATGCGTGGGGAGCGAGGCCAGACGCCCCTGTGGGGCGGACGCGGACCGGGCCGCCCTCCCGCCGCGCCGCGCATGCTCCGTGCCCCCCCTCGCGCCCCGTTCCCACGCCGCCGCCGCCCCAGTCCCGCCCGCTCGCGGCCCCGTTCGGCAGCGCCAGCCGACCCGACCGACGGACAGCCGCGCAGGACGCTCCTCCCAAGGAGCGCCTGCAAGCGAGGTCGAGACCCGGCTGGGAGCCCCCCGCCTCCTGGGGACGCCGCCCCGGAGGGCTTCTCGGAGGCGGCGGCCTTGTCCTCAGGCCTGCCGGGGGCGGGAGGGGAGGCCGACAGCCCCCGCCGCCGGAGACCCGGTAGCCCGCCGGACAGAGACGCAGTGGAGCGGGTTGGAGCCCCGTCTCGGCAGGGGCGCGGGAGGGCGGGCGCAGGTGGCCACAGGGTAGAAGGAGCAGCGGCAGCGGCGACAGTCGGGGACGTCCTGGGAGGCGGGCGAGGGCGGAAAGCAGTCAGGCTTGCCCTAGGGGCTACCCGCTTCCAGGGGAGCCACAGGAGAGGGATCAGCCTGTGCTGGGCGCCCGGGGAGCCTCAGCCCGTGTTTTCCAGTTTCTCTTCTCTGATTGGTTTTCCGCCGCTGATCCTGGTGCTGGCGCAAAAGCATCCCGTCGCTGATCCGCCAG TATTCCTGTGGGAGCATGATGCAGACTCACCCCG CTTCTTCGGGTACCTGGTGATGGCGGCCATTCTCCTGAGGACAAGGCCCAAG GTCCCAGTATCTTTTGAGGACGTGTCAGTATACTTCACAAAGACAGAATGGAAGCTTCTGGATCTCAAACAAAGAATCCTCTACAAGCAGGTGATGCTGGAGAACTATGGCCATTTAGTGTCATTGG GATTTGCATTCTCCAAGCCTCTCCTGGTGTCCCAGCTGGAGCAAGGGGAGGGGCCCTGGGTAGCAGACTCCCTCAGAAGccaagctgaggcaggatcacatgCAG GTGACGGGATAAAGAGCAAGACGGCCATTCCAAAACAGAAACATTCTGGAAGCGGACTCCCAGGACCCGACTTTCAGGGCGGCAGAAGGGGCCAGGTGGCGGGGTCGCCTCCCCAGCCAGGAGGCACTAAGGGAGTGTCTGGGCAGAGAAGTCCCCAGGGCACCGCGCACAACCCGGTTCTAAAGCAGCAGCGTTCCAAGGGCGTGGAGAAACGGTACCTGTGTCAGCAGTGCGGGAAATCCTTCAGCCGCAGCTCCAATCTGATCAAGCACCGCATCATCCACAGCGGCGAGAAGCCCTACGAGTGCCCGGAGTGCGGCAAGCTGTTCCGGCGCAGCTTCGCGCTGCTGGAGCACCAGCGCATCCATAGCGGCGAGAAGCCGTACGCGTGCAGCGAGTGCGGCAAGACCTTCACGCGCAGTTCCAACCTCATCAAGCACCAGATCATCCACAGCGGCGAGAAGCCCTTCGCCTGCGGCGAGTGCGGCAAGCTGTTCCGGCGCAGCTTCGCGCTGCTGGAGCACGCGCGCATCCACAGCGGCGAGCGGCCATACGCGTGCAGCGAGTGCGGGAAGGCGTTCAGCCGCAGCTCCAACCTCATCGAGCACCAGCGCACCCACAGTGGCCAGAAGCCTTACACCTGCCCCGAGTGCGGCAAGGCCTTCAAGGGCGTCTCGCAGCTCATTCACCACCAGCGCAGCCACAGCGGCGAGAAGCCCTTCGCGTGCCAGGAGTGCGGCAAGACGTTCCGCGGCCGCTCGGGCCTCAGCCAGCACCGGCGCGTGCACAGCGGGGAGAAGCCCTACGAGTGCAGCGAGTGCGGCAAGGCGTTCGGCCGCCGCGCCAACCTCTTCAAGCACCAGGCGGTGCACGGCGGGGTGCGGCCCTCCGAGCGTCGCGGCCGAGCCAGGGGGCTGCGGCGCGGCTGCGTGCTCCTGGAGCCCCGGCGCGGGCACCGAGGGTCGCGGCCCCAGGAGGGCGGCGAGGGCGACTCGGTCGAGTCCCGGCGGAGCCGCAGCGGCCAGAAGCCGCACGCGTGTGAGCACTGCGGCCAGTCCTTCGAGAGCAAGTCGCAGCTGAGTGGCCACAAGCGCGCCCACGGCGGCGAGAAGTCCCAGGTGGGCGGCCCGCGAGCGGCTGCCGTTGAAGGGAAATCGCCCGTCGAGGAGAGCCACGGCGGCCACGGTGCCAGCGTTCTGGACCCTGGGAAGACCCAGGGCAAAGCCTCGCCTTGA